The proteins below are encoded in one region of Apium graveolens cultivar Ventura chromosome 4, ASM990537v1, whole genome shotgun sequence:
- the LOC141718502 gene encoding uncharacterized protein LOC141718502 has translation MPPYEALYERKYRSPRNWDEVGEGKVLGPELVQQMKETIALIRKKLIAAQDRQRKYADPARKDMSIQEGEAVLLKVSPWKGLTRLGKKEKLASRYIGPFEILNRVGKVAYELALPPQYQHVYNVFHVSLLNKYNPNVNHVIEYEPIEIQKDLSNVEQPVKILDWQEKRLRNKIVKVVKVLWRNPKVEKSIWELESEMQVRYPHLFP, from the coding sequence ATGCCTccatatgaagctttatatgaAAGAAAATACAGATCTCCGAGAAATTGGGACGAGGTAGGAGAAGGAAAAGTTCTCGGCCCTGAATTAGTTCAGCAAATGAAGGAAACAATTGCCTTAATTCGGAAGAAACTAATTGCTGCTCAAGACAGACAAAGGAAGTACGCCGATCCTGCCCGAAAGGATATGAGTATTCAAGAGGGTGAAGCTGTATTGCTGAAAGTTTCACCATGGAAGGGTTTGACTCGATTAGGGAAAAAGGAGAAATTGGCATCGCgttatattggtccttttgaaatcTTAAATCGGGTAGGAAAAGTAGCCTATGAGTTGGCTCTACCGCCTCAATATCAACATGTTTATAATGTATTCCACGTCTCTTTGCTTAACAAGTATAATCCGAATGTCaatcatgtgatagagtatgagccgatagaaattcAGAAAGATTTGTCAAATGTGGaacaacctgtcaaaatactcgactggcaagaaaAGAGACTTAGAAATAAAATAGTGAAGGTTGttaaagttttgtggagaaatcccaaggttgaGAAATCGAtatgggaattagagtcagaaaTGCAAGTCCGGTATCCTCACCTATTTCCTTAG